One genomic region from Prionailurus bengalensis isolate Pbe53 chromosome C1, Fcat_Pben_1.1_paternal_pri, whole genome shotgun sequence encodes:
- the GNAT2 gene encoding guanine nucleotide-binding protein G(t) subunit alpha-2 isoform X1, translating to MEGEGLFILKAPRCKGYKEPDSQCPSSACPFPLTLHFGTAIGIDCVLMTLSILPDPQSLRAGYSGPTVGRVSCRIIHQDGYSPEECLEYKAIIYGNMLQSILAIIQAMSTLGIDYAEPSCADTGRQLNNLADSTEEGTMPPELVEVIRKLWKDGGVQACFERAAEYQLNDSASYYLNQLDRITAPDYLPNEQDVLRSRVKTTGIIETKFSVKDLNFRMFDVGGQRSERKKWIHCFEGVTCIIFCAALSAYDMVLVEDDEVNRMHESLHLFNSICNHKFFAATSIVLFLNKKDLFEEKIKKVHLSICFPDYDGNNSFEDAGNYIKSQFLDLNMRKDVKEIYSHMTCATDTQNVKFVFDAVTDIIIKENLKDCGLF from the exons ATGGAAGGTGAAGGGCTCTTCATCCTGAAGGCACCCAGATGTAAAGGATATAAAGAACCTGATTCCCAATGCCCCTCATCTGCATGCCCTTTTCCCCTCACCCTCCACTTTGGGACAGCCATAGGAATAGATTGTGTTCTTATGACCCTTTCAATCCTTCCAGATCCCCAATCCCTTAGGGCTGGTTACTCAGGTCCAACTGTGGGCCGGGTGTCTTGCAGGATCATTCATCAGGATGGCTATTCACCAGAAGAGTGTCTGGAGTACAAGGCCATCATCTACGGGAATATGCTGCAGTCCATCTTGGCTATCATCCAGGCCATGTCCACACTGGGTATTGACTATGCTGAACCAAGCTGTGCG GATACTGGGCGACAGCTCAACAACCTGGCTGACTCCACTGAGGAGGGCACCATGCCTCCCGAGCTGGTTGAGGTCATCAGGAAGTTGTGGAAGGATGGTGGGGTGCAAGCCTGCTTCGAGAGAGCTGCAGAGTACCAGCTCAATGACTCAGCATCTTA CTACCTGAACCAATTAGACCGGATTACAGCCCCCGACTACCTCCCTAATGAGCAAGATGTGCTACGATCCAGAGTCAAAACCACAGGCATCATTGAGACCAAGTTTTCCGTCAAAGACTTGAACTTCAG GATGTTTGACGTGGGAGGGCAACgatcagagagaaagaagtggatCCACTGCTTTGAGGGAGTCACCTGCATCATTTTCTGTGCGGCCCTCAGTGCCTATGATATGGTGCTAGTGGAAGATGACGAAGTG AATCGCATGCATGAGTCATTACACCTCTTCAACAGCATATGTAACCACAAATTCTTTGCGGCTACTTCCATTGTCCTTTTTCTCAACAAGAAGGACCTCTTTGaggaaaaaatcaagaaagtCCATCTCAGCATTTGTTTTCCAGACTATGATG GGAACAACTCTTTTGAAGATGCAGGGAATTACATCAAGAGTCAGTTCCTTGACCTCAACATGCGAAAAGATGTCAAAGAAATCTACAGTCACATGACCTGTGCTACAGACACACAGAATGTCAAATTTGTATTTGATGCAGTTACAGATATTATCATCAAAGAAAATCTCAAGGACTGTGGGCTGTTCTAA
- the GNAT2 gene encoding guanine nucleotide-binding protein G(t) subunit alpha-2 isoform X2, which produces MGSGASAEDKELAKRSKELEKKLQEDADKEAKTVKLLLLGAGESGKSTIVKQMKIIHQDGYSPEECLEYKAIIYGNMLQSILAIIQAMSTLGIDYAEPSCADTGRQLNNLADSTEEGTMPPELVEVIRKLWKDGGVQACFERAAEYQLNDSASYYLNQLDRITAPDYLPNEQDVLRSRVKTTGIIETKFSVKDLNFRMFDVGGQRSERKKWIHCFEGVTCIIFCAALSAYDMVLVEDDEVNRMHESLHLFNSICNHKFFAATSIVLFLNKKDLFEEKIKKVHLSICFPDYDGNNSFEDAGNYIKSQFLDLNMRKDVKEIYSHMTCATDTQNVKFVFDAVTDIIIKENLKDCGLF; this is translated from the exons ATGGGGAGTGGAGCCAGTGCTGAGGACAAAGAACTGGCCAAGAGGTccaaggagctagaaaagaagcTGCAGGAGGATGCTGACAAGGAAGCCAAGACCGTCAAACTGCTACTGCTGG GTGCTGGGGAGTCAGGAAAGAGCACTATCGTCAAACAGATGAA GATCATTCATCAGGATGGCTATTCACCAGAAGAGTGTCTGGAGTACAAGGCCATCATCTACGGGAATATGCTGCAGTCCATCTTGGCTATCATCCAGGCCATGTCCACACTGGGTATTGACTATGCTGAACCAAGCTGTGCG GATACTGGGCGACAGCTCAACAACCTGGCTGACTCCACTGAGGAGGGCACCATGCCTCCCGAGCTGGTTGAGGTCATCAGGAAGTTGTGGAAGGATGGTGGGGTGCAAGCCTGCTTCGAGAGAGCTGCAGAGTACCAGCTCAATGACTCAGCATCTTA CTACCTGAACCAATTAGACCGGATTACAGCCCCCGACTACCTCCCTAATGAGCAAGATGTGCTACGATCCAGAGTCAAAACCACAGGCATCATTGAGACCAAGTTTTCCGTCAAAGACTTGAACTTCAG GATGTTTGACGTGGGAGGGCAACgatcagagagaaagaagtggatCCACTGCTTTGAGGGAGTCACCTGCATCATTTTCTGTGCGGCCCTCAGTGCCTATGATATGGTGCTAGTGGAAGATGACGAAGTG AATCGCATGCATGAGTCATTACACCTCTTCAACAGCATATGTAACCACAAATTCTTTGCGGCTACTTCCATTGTCCTTTTTCTCAACAAGAAGGACCTCTTTGaggaaaaaatcaagaaagtCCATCTCAGCATTTGTTTTCCAGACTATGATG GGAACAACTCTTTTGAAGATGCAGGGAATTACATCAAGAGTCAGTTCCTTGACCTCAACATGCGAAAAGATGTCAAAGAAATCTACAGTCACATGACCTGTGCTACAGACACACAGAATGTCAAATTTGTATTTGATGCAGTTACAGATATTATCATCAAAGAAAATCTCAAGGACTGTGGGCTGTTCTAA